In Drosophila pseudoobscura strain MV-25-SWS-2005 chromosome 4, UCI_Dpse_MV25, whole genome shotgun sequence, the following proteins share a genomic window:
- the LOC6902764 gene encoding aminopeptidase Ey-like isoform X2, with amino-acid sequence MLCKVLEPRQNYVLYIQFFAPFVGGMSGYYVSSYKDQKRNETRYLSVTQFEPAYARTAFPCFDEPAFKATFNITLGHHRKYVALSNMPVTKKISISGRKNWLWTIFEQTLPMSSYLVCYSVNDFAGLKSQSTFSVDFTTWAPASAIAQCKYAAHIGPRLLDYYERIFEIDYPLPKVDQLAVPDFSAGAMENWGLITYREAALFYAPEASSEVDKQRVANIIAHELAHQWFGNLVTMKWWNDLWLNEGFATYVATLGMQELCKKWHAYAEESLENMMVVLNSDAYHTTRAISQSVSRASQFAEQFDPITYRKGAVIIRMMHMFTGDMTFRKGLNCYLKRHAYGNADQNDLWRSLSEAAHKFGSMPRYLDVQRVMDTWTLQAGYPLITVHRDYVRNTMSINQRRFLIDGLGKTMEKDNSISKGCWFVPISFTLARRANFTATEPRVWLQCDSQVNDIPLEARSPLGAEADQWLILNVQLTAPFRVNYDTVNWRLIIKTLHGGDFRRIHTMNRAQLINDALALSWNGHLCYKIALDLLRYIKQEHAYMPWRAALDHLETIYRIIKQTADFTLFQNFMNDLLRPIYVYLGGMETQSKGHHVAHKTLINQWACRLALSDCRKRAVQYYHRWFISNDPDLVNPVPQNLRSVVYCAALRQGDEYDWNFLWQRYCNATVASERRLILQALGCTRIVWVIRRYLEIIFNENSSIRKQDISLAFGAITRSHIGFPLAKNYFMNNFTLLTKSLESNFRELAALLLQITQHISSPHDYRELKMFIDCHRKLEKLATRSVRHAVEHAQVNLHWRQKQQSEFTRWLKARY; translated from the exons ATGCTGTGTAAAGTACTGGAGCCGCGCCAAAATTATGTGCTGTATATACAGTTCTTCGCCCCGTTCGTGGGAGGAATGTCTGGCTATTATGTCAGCTCGTACAAAGATCAAAAACGTAATGAAACAAG GTATTTGTCTGTGACACAGTTCGAACCCGCTTATGCGCGTACCGCCTTTCCCTGTTTCGATGAGCCGGCGTTCAAGGCTACGTTCAACATTACTCTCGGTCATCACAGGAAATACGTGGCTCTGAGTAATATGCCCGTCACAAAGAAGATTTCCAT ATCTGGTCGTAAGAACTGGCTGTGGACGATTTTTGAGCAAACGTTGCCCATGTCGTCCTATTTGGTTTGCTATAGTGTTAACGACTTTGCGGGACTCAAATCGCAAAGTACCTTCAGTGTAGACTTTACCACCTGGGCACCTGCTTCAGCCATTGCGCAATGCAAGTATGCTGCCCACATCGGTCCACGCCTATTGGACTATTACGAACGTATATTTGAAATAGACTATCCTCTTCCCAAAGTAGACCAGCTGGCAGTGCCGGACTTTAGCGCTGGAGCGATGGAAAATTGGGGTCTCATAACGTACCGCGAGGCGGCACTATTTTATGCGCCGGAAGCCTCCTCTGAAGTGGACAAGCAGCGTGTGGCGAACATCATTGCCCATGAGCTAGCCCATCAATGGTTTGGTAATCTTGTAACAATGAAGTGGTGGAATGATCTATGGCTCAATGAGGGATTTGCCACTTATGTAGCCACATTGGGCATGCAAGAGCTGTGCAAAAAGTGGCATGCTTATGCAGAGGAGTCGCTGGAGAATATGATGGTTGTACTTAACTCAGATGCGTACCATACTACACGTGCCATTTCCCAGTCGGTGAGCAGGGCTAGTCAGTTTGCGGAGCAGTTTGACCCTATCACCTATCGCAAGGGTGCAGTCATCATCCGTATGATGCACATGTTTACTGGCGATATGACATTCCGCAAAGGACTCAACTGCTATCTGAAGCGGCACGCATACGGCAACGCAGATCAAAATGATCTGTGGCGGTCACTCTCGGAAGCTGCACATAAATTCGGAAGTATGCCTAGGTATCTGGACGTACAGAGGGTCATGGATACTTGGACGCTGCAAGCTGGCTATCCACTGATCACAGTACATCGTGACTATGTAAGAAACACGATGTCTATCAATCAGAGGAGGTTTCTCATAGACGGCTTAGGCAAAACTATGGAAAAGGACAATTCCATTTCCAAAGGGTGTTGGTTTGTTCCAATAAGCTTTACTTTGGCACGCAGGGCCAATTTTACAGCAACGGAACCACGAGTATGGTTGCAATGCGATAGCCAAGTTAACGACATACCTCTCGAGGCTCGATCGCCGCTGGGTGCTGAAGCGGATCAATGGCTTATCCTTAACGTTCAACTGACGGCGCCTTTTCGAGTCAACTATGACACCGTAAACTGGCGACTCATTATTAAAACATTACATGGGGGTGATTTCCGGCGTATTCATACCATGAACCGTGCCCAGCTAATTAATGATGCTCTGGCTTTATCTTGGAATGGTCATCTGTGCTATAAGATTGCCTTAGACCTGCTTAGATATATCAAACAGGAGCATGCGTATATGCCTTGGCGCGCCGCCTTAGATCATTTGGAAACAATTTACCGGATCATAAAGCAAACTGCCGACTTTACCCTTTTTCAG AACTTTATGAATGATTTGCTGAGACCGATTTACGTTTATCTTGGTGGAATGGAAACACAGTCAAAAGGTCACCATGTCGCTCACAAGACATTGATTAATCAATGGGCATGTCGGTTGGCTCTTTCAGATTGCCGTAAACGTGCTGTGCAGTATTACCATCGCTGGTTTATTTCAAACGATCCAGATCTGGTAAATCCCGTACCTCAAAACCTTCGATCGGTGGTTTATTGTGCAGCCCTGCGGCAAGGCGATGAGTACGACTGGAACTTTTTATGGCAACGCTATTGCAACGCAACGGTGGCCAGTGAGCGACGATTGATACTTCAGGCCCTGGGATGCACACGAATAGTATGGGTGATTCGTCGATATCTTGAGATTATTTTCAATGAGAATTCGTCAATACGCAAGCAGGACATTTCTTTAGCTTTTGGAGCCATTACGCGGAGTCACATCGGATTTCCTTTGgccaaaaattattttatgaataatttcactctgctgacgaagtc TTTAGAGTCGAATTTCCGCGAGCTAGCTGCGTTGCTTCTACAGATAACTCAACACATAAGTAGCCCTCACGATTACAGGGAATTAAAAATGTTCATCGACTGCCACAGAAAACTCGAGAAGCTAGCCACACGCAGTGTAAGGCACGCTGTTGAGCACGCCCAGGTTAACTTACACTGGCGGCAGAAACAACAGTCAGAGTTCACGCGGTGGCTCAAAGCCCGCTACTAA
- the LOC6902764 gene encoding aminopeptidase Ey-like isoform X5 encodes MENWGLITYREAALFYAPEASSEVDKQRVANIIAHELAHQWFGNLVTMKWWNDLWLNEGFATYVATLGMQELCKKWHAYAEESLENMMVVLNSDAYHTTRAISQSVSRASQFAEQFDPITYRKGAVIIRMMHMFTGDMTFRKGLNCYLKRHAYGNADQNDLWRSLSEAAHKFGSMPRYLDVQRVMDTWTLQAGYPLITVHRDYVRNTMSINQRRFLIDGLGKTMEKDNSISKGCWFVPISFTLARRANFTATEPRVWLQCDSQVNDIPLEARSPLGAEADQWLILNVQLTAPFRVNYDTVNWRLIIKTLHGGDFRRIHTMNRAQLINDALALSWNGHLCYKIALDLLRYIKQEHAYMPWRAALDHLETIYRIIKQTADFTLFQPQNFMNDLLRPIYVYLGGMETQSKGHHVAHKTLINQWACRLALSDCRKRAVQYYHRWFISNDPDLVNPVPQNLRSVVYCAALRQGDEYDWNFLWQRYCNATVASERRLILQALGCTRIVWVIRRYLEIIFNENSSIRKQDISLAFGAITRSHIGFPLAKNYFMNNFTLLTKSLESNFRELAALLLQITQHISSPHDYRELKMFIDCHRKLEKLATRSVRHAVEHAQVNLHWRQKQQSEFTRWLKARY; translated from the exons ATGGAAAATTGGGGTCTCATAACGTACCGCGAGGCGGCACTATTTTATGCGCCGGAAGCCTCCTCTGAAGTGGACAAGCAGCGTGTGGCGAACATCATTGCCCATGAGCTAGCCCATCAATGGTTTGGTAATCTTGTAACAATGAAGTGGTGGAATGATCTATGGCTCAATGAGGGATTTGCCACTTATGTAGCCACATTGGGCATGCAAGAGCTGTGCAAAAAGTGGCATGCTTATGCAGAGGAGTCGCTGGAGAATATGATGGTTGTACTTAACTCAGATGCGTACCATACTACACGTGCCATTTCCCAGTCGGTGAGCAGGGCTAGTCAGTTTGCGGAGCAGTTTGACCCTATCACCTATCGCAAGGGTGCAGTCATCATCCGTATGATGCACATGTTTACTGGCGATATGACATTCCGCAAAGGACTCAACTGCTATCTGAAGCGGCACGCATACGGCAACGCAGATCAAAATGATCTGTGGCGGTCACTCTCGGAAGCTGCACATAAATTCGGAAGTATGCCTAGGTATCTGGACGTACAGAGGGTCATGGATACTTGGACGCTGCAAGCTGGCTATCCACTGATCACAGTACATCGTGACTATGTAAGAAACACGATGTCTATCAATCAGAGGAGGTTTCTCATAGACGGCTTAGGCAAAACTATGGAAAAGGACAATTCCATTTCCAAAGGGTGTTGGTTTGTTCCAATAAGCTTTACTTTGGCACGCAGGGCCAATTTTACAGCAACGGAACCACGAGTATGGTTGCAATGCGATAGCCAAGTTAACGACATACCTCTCGAGGCTCGATCGCCGCTGGGTGCTGAAGCGGATCAATGGCTTATCCTTAACGTTCAACTGACGGCGCCTTTTCGAGTCAACTATGACACCGTAAACTGGCGACTCATTATTAAAACATTACATGGGGGTGATTTCCGGCGTATTCATACCATGAACCGTGCCCAGCTAATTAATGATGCTCTGGCTTTATCTTGGAATGGTCATCTGTGCTATAAGATTGCCTTAGACCTGCTTAGATATATCAAACAGGAGCATGCGTATATGCCTTGGCGCGCCGCCTTAGATCATTTGGAAACAATTTACCGGATCATAAAGCAAACTGCCGACTTTACCCTTTTTCAG CCACAGAACTTTATGAATGATTTGCTGAGACCGATTTACGTTTATCTTGGTGGAATGGAAACACAGTCAAAAGGTCACCATGTCGCTCACAAGACATTGATTAATCAATGGGCATGTCGGTTGGCTCTTTCAGATTGCCGTAAACGTGCTGTGCAGTATTACCATCGCTGGTTTATTTCAAACGATCCAGATCTGGTAAATCCCGTACCTCAAAACCTTCGATCGGTGGTTTATTGTGCAGCCCTGCGGCAAGGCGATGAGTACGACTGGAACTTTTTATGGCAACGCTATTGCAACGCAACGGTGGCCAGTGAGCGACGATTGATACTTCAGGCCCTGGGATGCACACGAATAGTATGGGTGATTCGTCGATATCTTGAGATTATTTTCAATGAGAATTCGTCAATACGCAAGCAGGACATTTCTTTAGCTTTTGGAGCCATTACGCGGAGTCACATCGGATTTCCTTTGgccaaaaattattttatgaataatttcactctgctgacgaagtc TTTAGAGTCGAATTTCCGCGAGCTAGCTGCGTTGCTTCTACAGATAACTCAACACATAAGTAGCCCTCACGATTACAGGGAATTAAAAATGTTCATCGACTGCCACAGAAAACTCGAGAAGCTAGCCACACGCAGTGTAAGGCACGCTGTTGAGCACGCCCAGGTTAACTTACACTGGCGGCAGAAACAACAGTCAGAGTTCACGCGGTGGCTCAAAGCCCGCTACTAA